A genome region from Mastacembelus armatus chromosome 8, fMasArm1.2, whole genome shotgun sequence includes the following:
- the LOC113140689 gene encoding uncharacterized protein LOC113140689 isoform X1, giving the protein MLLKCESHSGHQAGPVESSGSQPRSRTPPRGSQEKSELIHSWRHFTCPANMKKKKKRPHKTTKKEHEKVSKDKACEAFKNRSEFESFLGEMIKWFSGHQQQVYQLFSLSDASGDGSVNAKDFELGLMKLGVPCQQFQLITLTQLLQNNNTIRYQELERQVQRLRLNDSSTEVNANMSGEDVMKRQQAAETEDMTGLERCANGQLLNPKHDRYRHECVFIRLSVRLIPFESSAAHPGNFEVVLSSRSKVFSLIRIIQDQVGIQTSRLEVFRGRLPTEEAFLPPQSSLEECGFKGGPEQSPSEDTVYYDYRLLFVDCPLLNCDHYFSLKTDSAARKTRYRP; this is encoded by the exons ATGCTGCTGAAATGTGAGTCACACTCAGGTCATCAGGCTGG TCCAGTGGAGTCCAGCGGGTCCCAGCCTAGAAGTCGGACCCCACCCAGAGGGTCACAAGAAAAATCTG AGCTGATTCATTCCTGGAGACATTTCACATGCCCGGccaacatgaagaaaaaaaagaaacgacCCCATAAAACTACCAAAAAAGAGCATGAAAAG GTCTCCAAGGACAAAGCCTGTGAGGCCTTCAAGAACAGGTCTGAGTTTGAGAGCTTCCTGGGCGAGATGATCAAATGGTTTTCTGGTCACCAGCAGCAGGTTTATCAGCTCTTCAGCCTCAGTGACGCCAGCGGAGATGGATCAGTCAACGCAAAGGATTTTGAGCTGG GTCTGATGAAGTTAGGCGTCCCTTGCCAGCAGTTCCAGCTCATCACGCTgactcagctgctgcagaacaaCAACACGATACGTTATCAAGAGCTAGAGAGACAAGTACAGAGACTGAG ATTAaatgacagcagcacagaggtcAACGCTAATATGTCGGGGGAGGACGTCATGAAAAGACAACAAGCAGCTGAGACAGAAGACATGACTGGTTTGGAAAGATGTGCCAATGGTCAGCTGTTAAACCCTAAACATGACAGGTATCGACACGAATGTGT ATTCATCCGTCTGAGTGTCCGACTGATTCCCTTCGAATCCTCTGCAGCCCATCCTGGAAACTTTGAGGTGGTTTTGTCGAGCAGAAGCAAAGTTTTCAGTCTGATCAGGATCATCCAGGACCAGGTTGGGATCCAGACCTCCAGACTGGAGGTTTTCCGAGGCAGACTGCCCACAGAGGAGGCCTTCCTGCCCCCACAGAGCTCCCTGGAGGAGTGTGGCTTCAAAGGTGGGCCAGAGCAAAGTCCTTCAGAGGACACTGTGTACTACGACTACAGGCTGTTGTTTGTAGACTGTCCGCTCCTCAACTGTGATCACTACTTCAGTTTAAAAACTGACTCTGCTGCCAGGAAGACCAGATATCGtccataa
- the LOC113140689 gene encoding uncharacterized protein LOC113140689 isoform X2, which translates to MLLKCESHSGHQAGPVESSGSQPRSRTPPRGSQEKSELIHSWRHFTCPANMKKKKKRPHKTTKKEHEKVSKDKACEAFKNRSEFESFLGEMIKWFSGHQQQVYQLFSLSDASGDGSVNAKDFELGLMKLGVPCQQFQLITLTQLLQNNNTIRYQELERQVQRLRLNDSSTEVNANMSGEDVMKRQQAAETEDMTGLERCANGQLLNPKHDRFIRLSVRLIPFESSAAHPGNFEVVLSSRSKVFSLIRIIQDQVGIQTSRLEVFRGRLPTEEAFLPPQSSLEECGFKGGPEQSPSEDTVYYDYRLLFVDCPLLNCDHYFSLKTDSAARKTRYRP; encoded by the exons ATGCTGCTGAAATGTGAGTCACACTCAGGTCATCAGGCTGG TCCAGTGGAGTCCAGCGGGTCCCAGCCTAGAAGTCGGACCCCACCCAGAGGGTCACAAGAAAAATCTG AGCTGATTCATTCCTGGAGACATTTCACATGCCCGGccaacatgaagaaaaaaaagaaacgacCCCATAAAACTACCAAAAAAGAGCATGAAAAG GTCTCCAAGGACAAAGCCTGTGAGGCCTTCAAGAACAGGTCTGAGTTTGAGAGCTTCCTGGGCGAGATGATCAAATGGTTTTCTGGTCACCAGCAGCAGGTTTATCAGCTCTTCAGCCTCAGTGACGCCAGCGGAGATGGATCAGTCAACGCAAAGGATTTTGAGCTGG GTCTGATGAAGTTAGGCGTCCCTTGCCAGCAGTTCCAGCTCATCACGCTgactcagctgctgcagaacaaCAACACGATACGTTATCAAGAGCTAGAGAGACAAGTACAGAGACTGAG ATTAaatgacagcagcacagaggtcAACGCTAATATGTCGGGGGAGGACGTCATGAAAAGACAACAAGCAGCTGAGACAGAAGACATGACTGGTTTGGAAAGATGTGCCAATGGTCAGCTGTTAAACCCTAAACATGACAG ATTCATCCGTCTGAGTGTCCGACTGATTCCCTTCGAATCCTCTGCAGCCCATCCTGGAAACTTTGAGGTGGTTTTGTCGAGCAGAAGCAAAGTTTTCAGTCTGATCAGGATCATCCAGGACCAGGTTGGGATCCAGACCTCCAGACTGGAGGTTTTCCGAGGCAGACTGCCCACAGAGGAGGCCTTCCTGCCCCCACAGAGCTCCCTGGAGGAGTGTGGCTTCAAAGGTGGGCCAGAGCAAAGTCCTTCAGAGGACACTGTGTACTACGACTACAGGCTGTTGTTTGTAGACTGTCCGCTCCTCAACTGTGATCACTACTTCAGTTTAAAAACTGACTCTGCTGCCAGGAAGACCAGATATCGtccataa
- the LOC113140689 gene encoding uncharacterized protein LOC113140689 isoform X3: protein MKLISPVNTELIHSWRHFTCPANMKKKKKRPHKTTKKEHEKVSKDKACEAFKNRSEFESFLGEMIKWFSGHQQQVYQLFSLSDASGDGSVNAKDFELGLMKLGVPCQQFQLITLTQLLQNNNTIRYQELERQVQRLRLNDSSTEVNANMSGEDVMKRQQAAETEDMTGLERCANGQLLNPKHDRYRHECVFIRLSVRLIPFESSAAHPGNFEVVLSSRSKVFSLIRIIQDQVGIQTSRLEVFRGRLPTEEAFLPPQSSLEECGFKGGPEQSPSEDTVYYDYRLLFVDCPLLNCDHYFSLKTDSAARKTRYRP from the exons ATGAAGCTCATCTCTCCTGTCAACACAGAGCTGATTCATTCCTGGAGACATTTCACATGCCCGGccaacatgaagaaaaaaaagaaacgacCCCATAAAACTACCAAAAAAGAGCATGAAAAG GTCTCCAAGGACAAAGCCTGTGAGGCCTTCAAGAACAGGTCTGAGTTTGAGAGCTTCCTGGGCGAGATGATCAAATGGTTTTCTGGTCACCAGCAGCAGGTTTATCAGCTCTTCAGCCTCAGTGACGCCAGCGGAGATGGATCAGTCAACGCAAAGGATTTTGAGCTGG GTCTGATGAAGTTAGGCGTCCCTTGCCAGCAGTTCCAGCTCATCACGCTgactcagctgctgcagaacaaCAACACGATACGTTATCAAGAGCTAGAGAGACAAGTACAGAGACTGAG ATTAaatgacagcagcacagaggtcAACGCTAATATGTCGGGGGAGGACGTCATGAAAAGACAACAAGCAGCTGAGACAGAAGACATGACTGGTTTGGAAAGATGTGCCAATGGTCAGCTGTTAAACCCTAAACATGACAGGTATCGACACGAATGTGT ATTCATCCGTCTGAGTGTCCGACTGATTCCCTTCGAATCCTCTGCAGCCCATCCTGGAAACTTTGAGGTGGTTTTGTCGAGCAGAAGCAAAGTTTTCAGTCTGATCAGGATCATCCAGGACCAGGTTGGGATCCAGACCTCCAGACTGGAGGTTTTCCGAGGCAGACTGCCCACAGAGGAGGCCTTCCTGCCCCCACAGAGCTCCCTGGAGGAGTGTGGCTTCAAAGGTGGGCCAGAGCAAAGTCCTTCAGAGGACACTGTGTACTACGACTACAGGCTGTTGTTTGTAGACTGTCCGCTCCTCAACTGTGATCACTACTTCAGTTTAAAAACTGACTCTGCTGCCAGGAAGACCAGATATCGtccataa
- the LOC113140689 gene encoding uncharacterized protein LOC113140689 isoform X4 — MKKKKKRPHKTTKKEHEKVSKDKACEAFKNRSEFESFLGEMIKWFSGHQQQVYQLFSLSDASGDGSVNAKDFELGLMKLGVPCQQFQLITLTQLLQNNNTIRYQELERQVQRLRLNDSSTEVNANMSGEDVMKRQQAAETEDMTGLERCANGQLLNPKHDRYRHECVFIRLSVRLIPFESSAAHPGNFEVVLSSRSKVFSLIRIIQDQVGIQTSRLEVFRGRLPTEEAFLPPQSSLEECGFKGGPEQSPSEDTVYYDYRLLFVDCPLLNCDHYFSLKTDSAARKTRYRP; from the exons atgaagaaaaaaaagaaacgacCCCATAAAACTACCAAAAAAGAGCATGAAAAG GTCTCCAAGGACAAAGCCTGTGAGGCCTTCAAGAACAGGTCTGAGTTTGAGAGCTTCCTGGGCGAGATGATCAAATGGTTTTCTGGTCACCAGCAGCAGGTTTATCAGCTCTTCAGCCTCAGTGACGCCAGCGGAGATGGATCAGTCAACGCAAAGGATTTTGAGCTGG GTCTGATGAAGTTAGGCGTCCCTTGCCAGCAGTTCCAGCTCATCACGCTgactcagctgctgcagaacaaCAACACGATACGTTATCAAGAGCTAGAGAGACAAGTACAGAGACTGAG ATTAaatgacagcagcacagaggtcAACGCTAATATGTCGGGGGAGGACGTCATGAAAAGACAACAAGCAGCTGAGACAGAAGACATGACTGGTTTGGAAAGATGTGCCAATGGTCAGCTGTTAAACCCTAAACATGACAGGTATCGACACGAATGTGT ATTCATCCGTCTGAGTGTCCGACTGATTCCCTTCGAATCCTCTGCAGCCCATCCTGGAAACTTTGAGGTGGTTTTGTCGAGCAGAAGCAAAGTTTTCAGTCTGATCAGGATCATCCAGGACCAGGTTGGGATCCAGACCTCCAGACTGGAGGTTTTCCGAGGCAGACTGCCCACAGAGGAGGCCTTCCTGCCCCCACAGAGCTCCCTGGAGGAGTGTGGCTTCAAAGGTGGGCCAGAGCAAAGTCCTTCAGAGGACACTGTGTACTACGACTACAGGCTGTTGTTTGTAGACTGTCCGCTCCTCAACTGTGATCACTACTTCAGTTTAAAAACTGACTCTGCTGCCAGGAAGACCAGATATCGtccataa